The Prodigiosinella aquatilis region CAGCAGGATAAACCCCGGCGTAATCATCAGATACGGGAAACCCTCACTCAGCAATATCTGATATTGCTGCCGCACGCTGTTAAGCGCCACCCCCTCATCCCGTTTCTGCCCATTGACCCAGGCATCACGCAGTGACAGAGCGTAAACCGCCAACCCGAACACGATGATCAACAGGCTGATAATGCCCTTCGCCAACAAAAAAATGGAGTTATCCCGTGGCACTTGCTCGCCAAGCGTATACAGACCCCACATCCCTTCCATGAGAAAGTCATGAAACACGCCGATAAAGCTGCTAAGCAGAACCAGGAAAATGAGCCCTTTCGCCCACTGCCGGTGATAGAACTGACCGAAACCGGGGATTAGGGCAAACAGCAATGCGACCACTGCATGGTGACACCGACCCTTAACAACGGTTAACTTTTCACTGGGAGTGATAATCACAAACTGTTCCTTCTTTATGACGGGAGCCGCCCTCCCGTTCAGAATAAGCAGAGGCCGGAGTTACTGATTGCTGGCTTTCATCGCCTCAATTTGCATCTTGATTTGCTTCACCGCATCGTCCAGCGCGGCCTTAGGTGCCTGTTTACCGGTCATGCTCAATTGCAGTGCGGCGTTGGCCGGGCCCCAGACTTCCTGCATTTCGGGTACGCTGGGCATGGCGGTCGCCAAACTGGCCTGAATAGCGACGGCGCTGGCCCGCTGATCATTTTTAATGAGTGGGTCATTAATCATCGCTACCAGTGGCGGGATCTCTTTAGTCAGTTGATAACGGGTTTTCACATACTCAGGCTGATTGATAAACGTAATGAATTGCTGCGCCAACACCTTGTCCTTGCTCCAGGTGGACACCACGTAACCTTTCACCCCCAGAAAAGAGTTCATCGGCTTGCCATTGGCCAGTTTCGGTAGCGGCGCAACACCATAATTAATACCGGCGTCGGCGTAAGGCTGAAACGCCCACGGCCCATTGATCACCGCTGCCACCTTTTTCTCGGTAAACAGAGAGTCAATGGCATTAAGACCACTGTCACCGATGATCCCTCTGGGAAATAACCCATCGGTATAGAATTTTTTCAGACTGTTGACTGCCGCCACGCTGCCTGGGGTGTTGAGACCGATGTCCAGAGTATTCAATCCACCTTTGCTGTCTTTGCCAAAGATGTAGCCGCCCATCGACGCCATGACGCCCCAGCTGTAATAAAGCTGATCGAATTTCGCCAGCAAACCGTATCGATTTTCCGCCCGCTGTTTTTTGGAGAAGCGGTAATAGTCATCCAACGTAGCCAACGGCTTAGGCAACAGATTCTTGTTATAGATCAGCACCAATGTCTCTACCGCCTTGGGAATACCGTACAACCGGTTGTTCATGGTAAAGGCATGGATGGACGACGGCGTGAAGGCGGAGACTTCCGCTTTGTCGACCGTCAGTGGTGAGAGCAATCCTTGCACGACCGCAGAACCGAGCTGATCGTTAGGGATCACCAGCACATCTGGGCCAATGCCTGCCGGGCCATCCAAACGCAGCTTCTCAATCTGTTGTGCATAAGGCATTTCCTGCATATTGACTTTCACGTTGTACTGTTTTTCGAAATCACTAACGGCCTGTTTTATGCCAACAGACTTCTTTATGTCCTCCCACACCGTTAATTGCCGGCTTGCCGCTGCAGCGGCGAAAGTGGAATATTGGCCCGCCACCAGCGCGGTCAGGAGCAGAGCGGTTATTTTTTTGATTTTCATCACTCACCTCTTTGTGAAGGTATTACATTTTTTAGATTCACGTTCATATTTTTGATATTCAAGCTATACGTAAACGCTCTATCTAACGACATAACTAAACAGAGCTCACCCATTCCCTCAGTTGTTATACGCTATGCTTAGAACACTGTTAAATCTATACAATTATCATCAATGTGTGATCATGATTGCATAAATGAAACGCGATGATATGGCTTAAAATCTAGCCAAGTTATAGTCTTTTAAAGACTTTTTAGCCGTTATAGTTATTAATTAAACTTTGTTATACGTATCACATAAAGAGAGTAATTCATTCTCTAACACGACTCATTTACTGACAACGTTCCGAGGATCAACCGATGTCCAGCATAAGACTGAGAAATGTCACCAAACGTTTTGGCAAAACGGTGACGCTGCACAATATCAATCTTGATATTGAGGGAGGGGAATTTGCGGTATTTGTTGGTCCTTCGGGCTGCGGCAAATCCACGTTACTGCGCATGATTGCCGGTCTGGAGGAGATTAGCGAAGGAGAGGTACTGATTGGCGATGAATGCGTTAACGATGTCGCCCCTGCTCACCGTGGCGTGGCAATGGTGTTTCAGTCCTATGCGTTGTATCCGCATATGACGGTCGCCGAAAACATGGGATACGGTCTGAAAGTCAACGGTACACCAAAGGCAGAGATCCGCCATCAGGTAGAGATGGTTGCCAAAACACTGCAACTCTCCCATTTGCTGGACAGAAAACCCAAACAACTCTCTGGCGGCCAACGACAGCGCACCGCGATTGGTCGCGCCATCGTACGTAATCCCAACGTGTTCATGTTTGATGAACCACTCTCCAATCTGGATGCCGAGCTGCGGGTTGATATGCGTCTGCATATCGCCAAACTGCACCAGGAACTGAAAACCACCATGGTATATGTTACCCACGATCAAATTGAAGCGATGACGCTGGCGGATAAAATTGTGGTGATGAACGATGGGCGGGTAATACAAATGGGGTCACCGATGGACCTGTATTACAACCCTGACAATCGATTTGTCGCCGGGTTTATCGGTTCACCAAAAATGAATTTTCTACCGGCAACGGTGGTGAACTGGGAACCCGAGAGGCTCACCGTGACCATTGAATACGGTAAAACCCTCACCCTCGCGATACGGACTCAACAGGTAGAGCCCAACATGAACGTGACGCTCGGTATCCGCCCGGAACACCTGTCCACAGCAGGCACAATGCCGTTACAACTGGAGTTTCACTGTGAAGTGGTGGAACGACTGGGCAACAACACCTATCTGTTCGGTCAGTGTCACGGTCATGATGGCTTCAAAATACTGCTGCCAGGAGATGCTCATTTCACGCCCTATCAAAAATTGCAGTTAGGTTTCGATTCCGGGCAGTGCCTGGTATTTGATAAGTTCGGCGAACGAATCAGCGCTGATATTCAGGTTAACCAGCAATAAAAATCCGGACTACCGCTTAGTCAATGCCTGACGTCAGTGCTTCACTCAACCCGGCTCGCTAACACGGTGAACTGGCATAGAGTGCGCCATTCAAGATAATGAAGGATCGGCTACCGGCCGTCACACATATTTTTACCCGTCGCGGTTACCGGTGCAACGTACCAGTAACCGGCGTTAATCAGATTGCATCTCCGTAAACACTGTCACTCTTGCACGACCATCCTGCTTGGACTAGTACAGTGCGGCATCAGCCTGCTGGATAAGCATTTCGCCGCTATTCTATTTTACAGCAGATAAACCTGGAGAAAATAACGGCGCTGCCGGGCCATGCATGAAATCGCCAGACAAGCGAATAACCTTGAATTTGATGCCGCAAATCAACAGCTCAATTCAGGCCTCTTCCAGCCGAACAAACAGCACTGAAACAGGGCCATCAGCGCAATAATACAAATTCGCGGGCTTCTTTATCCAACAGCGCGCGTTTGCGCTCCACCCCCCAGCGATATCCCGCCAGAGCACCATCACGCCTTACCACACGATGACATGGGATCGCCACCGCCAGTCGGTTGTTGGCACAGGCGCTGGCGACAGCCCGCACGGCTTTGGGTGAACCAATGCGCTGAGCGATGTCGCTATAACTCACGGTGGTCCCCGGCGGAATATCCTTCAGCGCCTGCCAGACTCGTAATTGAAAAGCGGTACCACGAATATCCAGCGGCAAAGCCAGATTACGTCCCGGCGCTTCAATAAACCCCACCACCTGGGCGATAACCTGCTCGAAATCATCATCGCCACCGATCAATTCGGCCTGTGGAAACTGATCTTGCAAGTCACAAACCAGCGTTTCGGCCTCGTCACCCAACAGAATGGCGCAAATCCCCTTTTCGCTCTGCGCGACTAGTATATCTCCCAATGAACAGACGCCGACCGCAAACCAGATACGCATCCCTTTGCCGCCTGACTGCCAGGTTTTGGGCGACATGCCCAGTATGGCGTCGGA contains the following coding sequences:
- the ada gene encoding bifunctional DNA-binding transcriptional regulator/O6-methylguanine-DNA methyltransferase Ada, producing the protein MMSDNASSPEPWETDDARWQAVVERNSAADGSFVFGVTTTGVYCSPSGAARLPKRENVVFFDSDAAAEKAGFRPSRRYKRGQPPLDAVHAAKITQACRYIAQTDGAVKLADIATHVGMSAFHFHRLFKAVTGLTPRAFASAHRGQRLREALGKTGRVTDAIFDAGFNTTSRCYEQSDAILGMSPKTWQSGGKGMRIWFAVGVCSLGDILVAQSEKGICAILLGDEAETLVCDLQDQFPQAELIGGDDDFEQVIAQVVGFIEAPGRNLALPLDIRGTAFQLRVWQALKDIPPGTTVSYSDIAQRIGSPKAVRAVASACANNRLAVAIPCHRVVRRDGALAGYRWGVERKRALLDKEAREFVLLR
- a CDS encoding extracellular solute-binding protein, encoding MKIKKITALLLTALVAGQYSTFAAAAASRQLTVWEDIKKSVGIKQAVSDFEKQYNVKVNMQEMPYAQQIEKLRLDGPAGIGPDVLVIPNDQLGSAVVQGLLSPLTVDKAEVSAFTPSSIHAFTMNNRLYGIPKAVETLVLIYNKNLLPKPLATLDDYYRFSKKQRAENRYGLLAKFDQLYYSWGVMASMGGYIFGKDSKGGLNTLDIGLNTPGSVAAVNSLKKFYTDGLFPRGIIGDSGLNAIDSLFTEKKVAAVINGPWAFQPYADAGINYGVAPLPKLANGKPMNSFLGVKGYVVSTWSKDKVLAQQFITFINQPEYVKTRYQLTKEIPPLVAMINDPLIKNDQRASAVAIQASLATAMPSVPEMQEVWGPANAALQLSMTGKQAPKAALDDAVKQIKMQIEAMKASNQ
- a CDS encoding ABC transporter ATP-binding protein, encoding MSSIRLRNVTKRFGKTVTLHNINLDIEGGEFAVFVGPSGCGKSTLLRMIAGLEEISEGEVLIGDECVNDVAPAHRGVAMVFQSYALYPHMTVAENMGYGLKVNGTPKAEIRHQVEMVAKTLQLSHLLDRKPKQLSGGQRQRTAIGRAIVRNPNVFMFDEPLSNLDAELRVDMRLHIAKLHQELKTTMVYVTHDQIEAMTLADKIVVMNDGRVIQMGSPMDLYYNPDNRFVAGFIGSPKMNFLPATVVNWEPERLTVTIEYGKTLTLAIRTQQVEPNMNVTLGIRPEHLSTAGTMPLQLEFHCEVVERLGNNTYLFGQCHGHDGFKILLPGDAHFTPYQKLQLGFDSGQCLVFDKFGERISADIQVNQQ